The following coding sequences are from one Seonamhaeicola sp. ML3 window:
- a CDS encoding outer membrane protein assembly factor BamD produces MRKFFYITIVLVLFSSCNEYQKVLKASGEGATRKKFEMAEALYNEGKYAKANRLFAQIVPEFRGKPQAQKLMYLYAMTFYKMGDFYISSYRFEQFTTAYPKSEKLEEASFLSARSYYELSPAYTKDQKETMEAIEKIQGFINRFPSSEYLTEANKLVKELEFKLEQKALGIAKQYSEIAPGYTRDFKAAIKSFDNFLFEFPGSSLREDALFYKLDAVYKQAVNSYEIIRSETDGELVELRKERLHTTMEMANSFKKSFGESKHIDKVNEMTEVVEEELKKYSVKS; encoded by the coding sequence ATGAGAAAGTTTTTTTACATAACAATTGTGCTGGTTCTTTTCAGTTCTTGTAACGAATATCAAAAGGTGCTAAAAGCTTCTGGAGAAGGTGCTACTAGAAAGAAATTTGAAATGGCAGAAGCACTTTACAACGAGGGTAAATATGCCAAGGCTAATAGGCTTTTTGCTCAGATTGTGCCAGAATTTAGAGGGAAACCACAGGCGCAGAAACTCATGTATCTTTATGCAATGACTTTCTATAAAATGGGAGATTTCTACATTTCCTCTTATAGATTTGAACAGTTTACAACAGCATATCCCAAAAGTGAAAAGCTAGAAGAAGCCTCGTTCTTGAGTGCTAGAAGCTACTATGAGTTATCTCCTGCCTACACCAAGGACCAGAAAGAGACTATGGAGGCTATCGAGAAAATACAAGGGTTTATTAATCGTTTTCCAAGTTCTGAATATTTAACTGAAGCCAATAAACTGGTTAAGGAGTTAGAATTTAAATTAGAACAAAAAGCATTGGGCATTGCGAAACAGTACAGTGAAATAGCTCCTGGCTACACAAGAGATTTTAAAGCTGCAATTAAATCTTTTGATAATTTCCTTTTTGAGTTTCCAGGGTCTAGTTTAAGGGAAGATGCTTTGTTTTATAAACTAGATGCTGTTTACAAACAAGCAGTCAATAGTTATGAAATCATTAGGTCAGAAACCGATGGAGAATTGGTAGAATTAAGAAAAGAGCGTTTGCATACTACTATGGAGATGGCTAATTCATTCAAAAAAAGTTTTGGAGAGTCAAAGCATATAGACAAGGTTAATGAAATGACTGAGGTTGTTGAAGAAGAATTAAAAAAGTATAGCGTAAAAAGTTAA
- a CDS encoding DoxX family membrane protein, translating into MKKHLPLVLRIIVAIILIQTLRFKFTAHPDSVYIFTKVGMEPYGRIGIGILELIAGALLLIPRSVWMGALLTLGVIGGAIFMHLTQLGITVNNDGGVLFTTAILTFTLSGIILFIYRKDIPYLEIR; encoded by the coding sequence ATGAAAAAACACCTTCCTTTGGTCTTGAGAATTATTGTTGCTATAATTTTAATTCAAACCTTGCGCTTCAAATTCACTGCACATCCAGATAGTGTTTACATTTTTACCAAAGTTGGTATGGAGCCCTACGGCAGGATAGGGATTGGGATTTTAGAGCTAATCGCTGGAGCGCTACTATTAATACCAAGAAGTGTATGGATGGGAGCTTTACTTACTTTGGGGGTAATTGGAGGTGCCATATTTATGCATCTTACACAATTAGGAATAACAGTTAACAACGACGGCGGAGTTCTTTTTACTACAGCTATATTAACCTTTACACTTTCTGGCATCATACTCTTCATCTACAGAAAAGACATTCCTTATTTGGAAATAAGATAA
- the ligA gene encoding NAD-dependent DNA ligase LigA, translating to MNTKQKINQLRAELREHNYNYYVLDNPTITDYEFDIRLKELQALEDKHPEFFDANSPTQRVGGEVTKNFETVTHEFRMYSLDNSYSKEDLQDWETRIKKLVDGDIQYTCELKYDGASMSLTYENGSLVRAVTRGDGFQGDNVTANVKTIKSVPLQLKGDYPPKFEIRGEIVLPFDGFNKMNEERLANGEEPYRNPRNTASGSLKLQDSAEVAKRPLECLLYNIKGQNIGINTQYESLEKARAWGFKVPEASKLVNSIDDVLKFIEYWDVERHNLPYETDGVVIKVNDLQQQEELGFTSKAPRWAMAYKFKAEQVSTRLNSITYQVGRTGAITPVANLEPVELAGTTVKRASLHNADQIEKLDVRIGDEVYVEKGGEIIPKILGVDLSKRPNDSTPTVYITHCPECGTELIRKEGEAQHYCPNYNGCKPQITGRIQHYISRKAMDIEGLGGETVALLVSEGLIKNYSDLYELTKEQVIPLERMAEKSADNLVEGIAQSVKIPFERVLYALGIRYVGETVAKKLAKHYKSIDAIAKASQEDFVNVDEIGIKIAESVVDFFGSEENNAIIERLKQFGVQLELSEAQLEGQTNILEGQSIVVSGVFESISRNDLKKLIEDNGGKVSSSISSKTSFIVAGDKMGPSKKEKAEKLDVMMISEYEFLQKIE from the coding sequence TATTATGTATTGGATAATCCAACAATTACGGATTATGAGTTCGATATCAGGTTAAAGGAGCTTCAAGCCTTAGAAGATAAACACCCAGAGTTTTTTGATGCTAACTCGCCAACCCAACGCGTAGGAGGTGAGGTGACCAAAAACTTTGAAACGGTGACTCATGAATTTAGGATGTATTCTTTAGATAATTCCTATTCTAAAGAAGATTTACAAGATTGGGAAACAAGAATAAAAAAATTAGTTGATGGGGATATTCAATATACCTGTGAGTTGAAGTATGATGGGGCCTCTATGAGTTTGACTTATGAAAATGGTAGTTTAGTCAGGGCGGTAACTAGAGGTGATGGTTTTCAAGGGGATAATGTAACAGCTAATGTAAAGACCATTAAATCGGTGCCACTTCAATTAAAAGGAGATTATCCACCAAAATTTGAAATTAGAGGAGAAATTGTACTACCGTTCGATGGTTTTAATAAAATGAATGAGGAACGTCTTGCCAATGGAGAAGAGCCATATAGAAACCCAAGAAATACGGCGTCAGGAAGTTTAAAACTACAAGATAGTGCCGAGGTTGCAAAAAGACCTCTGGAATGCTTACTATATAATATAAAAGGACAAAATATTGGTATAAATACTCAATATGAGAGTTTGGAAAAAGCCAGAGCCTGGGGGTTTAAGGTCCCTGAGGCTTCGAAATTGGTAAATTCTATAGACGACGTTTTGAAGTTCATTGAATATTGGGATGTGGAACGACATAATTTGCCTTATGAAACCGATGGAGTTGTTATTAAAGTAAATGACCTGCAACAGCAAGAAGAACTTGGTTTTACATCAAAAGCGCCACGTTGGGCGATGGCCTATAAGTTTAAGGCAGAACAGGTTTCTACTAGGTTAAATAGTATCACCTATCAAGTTGGAAGAACCGGTGCTATTACGCCTGTTGCGAATTTAGAACCGGTGGAGCTTGCGGGAACAACAGTGAAAAGAGCGTCGTTACACAATGCCGATCAAATTGAAAAGTTAGATGTTAGGATTGGGGACGAGGTTTACGTTGAAAAAGGCGGGGAAATTATCCCTAAGATTTTAGGGGTGGATTTAAGCAAACGCCCAAACGACTCTACACCAACGGTGTACATAACCCATTGTCCTGAATGTGGCACTGAATTGATAAGAAAAGAAGGCGAGGCACAACATTACTGTCCAAACTACAATGGGTGTAAACCTCAAATAACAGGAAGAATCCAACATTATATTTCGCGAAAAGCAATGGATATTGAAGGTTTAGGTGGTGAAACCGTTGCTTTATTGGTTAGTGAGGGTTTAATTAAAAATTATTCGGACTTATATGAATTAACCAAAGAGCAAGTCATTCCTCTAGAGCGAATGGCAGAAAAAAGTGCTGATAATTTAGTGGAAGGTATAGCGCAATCTGTTAAAATTCCTTTCGAACGTGTTTTATATGCTTTAGGAATACGTTATGTAGGGGAGACGGTGGCAAAAAAACTAGCCAAACACTATAAAAGTATAGATGCCATAGCAAAAGCTTCTCAGGAAGATTTCGTGAACGTTGATGAAATAGGAATAAAAATTGCAGAAAGCGTTGTAGACTTTTTTGGTTCTGAAGAAAACAATGCCATTATTGAACGTCTTAAACAATTTGGGGTACAATTAGAGCTCTCTGAAGCACAATTAGAGGGGCAAACAAACATACTTGAAGGGCAATCAATTGTCGTGTCTGGAGTATTCGAATCTATATCCAGAAATGATTTAAAAAAGCTCATAGAGGATAATGGAGGAAAGGTAAGTAGTTCGATTTCTTCTAAAACAAGTTTTATTGTTGCTGGCGATAAGATGGGGCCAAGTAAAAAGGAAAAAGCAGAAAAACTCGATGTAATGATGATTTCTGAGTATGAATTCTTACAAAAAATAGAATAA
- the dapA gene encoding 4-hydroxy-tetrahydrodipicolinate synthase: MNNKFLGTGVALVTPFNSDLSVDHDALKNIVNYNIENGVEYLVICGTTGESVTLTKQEKKAVIKTISETNNGRLPLVLGIGGNNTAAVVEEIKTTDLSGIDAILSVSPYYNKPTQEGLYQHFKAIAEVSPIDIILYNVPGRTSKNMEADTTIRLANDFSNIIAVKEAGNNMAQYLELLKNKPEDFLVISGDDDLALGVVLAGGAGVISVIGQALPKDFSEMIRLGLKGDPKAAYKLHFKLIDVIGYIFEENNPAGIKAVFEALGLCADTVRLPVVPASSHLKEKIKAYLA, from the coding sequence ATGAACAATAAGTTTTTAGGAACTGGAGTTGCCTTAGTTACACCTTTTAATTCAGATTTAAGTGTAGATCACGACGCATTAAAGAACATAGTAAACTACAACATAGAAAATGGAGTAGAATACCTTGTTATTTGTGGTACAACAGGAGAAAGTGTTACACTTACCAAACAAGAAAAGAAAGCTGTTATCAAGACTATTTCTGAAACTAATAACGGACGATTACCTTTGGTATTAGGTATAGGTGGAAACAACACCGCTGCAGTTGTTGAAGAAATTAAAACTACCGACTTAAGTGGTATTGATGCTATATTATCAGTGTCTCCTTATTATAATAAGCCTACACAAGAGGGGTTGTACCAACATTTCAAAGCTATAGCAGAGGTATCACCAATAGATATCATACTATACAATGTTCCCGGTAGAACCTCTAAGAACATGGAAGCAGATACTACAATTAGGCTAGCCAACGATTTTAGTAACATAATAGCAGTCAAGGAAGCAGGTAATAATATGGCTCAATATTTAGAGTTGTTGAAAAACAAACCAGAAGATTTTCTAGTTATTTCTGGTGATGATGATTTAGCCTTAGGTGTTGTTTTAGCAGGAGGTGCTGGAGTTATATCGGTAATAGGTCAGGCGTTACCAAAAGATTTTTCTGAAATGATTCGTTTAGGACTTAAAGGAGATCCTAAAGCGGCCTATAAACTTCACTTTAAACTCATTGATGTTATTGGTTATATTTTTGAAGAGAATAATCCGGCAGGAATCAAGGCTGTTTTCGAGGCCTTAGGTTTATGTGCCGATACGGTAAGGTTACCGGTAGTACCGGCGTCTAGTCATCTTAAAGAAAAAATCAAGGCGTATTTAGCATAG
- a CDS encoding 5'-nucleotidase C-terminal domain-containing protein, which produces MRLTHLFFLLFLLFHLGCKTHLTKIEAKQINISQSISTNSEIEDFIKPYRTHIERDLDSTLSYAPKTYTKNDNELNTAIGNLMAEIVYAQGNPIFKKRTNNNIDIVLLNHGGIRAPIPKGPISTRTAYEVMPFENKMVVVALRGETLNEMVSYLVSSKNAHPFLGLKITLDQEYKLQNVAVNGKPIEQNKVYHIATSNYLYNGGDNMNFFKSNEGVVDLDYKIRNAMIDYFKRTDTIKPVKDDRFIRK; this is translated from the coding sequence ATGAGGTTAACACATTTATTTTTTTTGTTATTTCTCCTGTTTCATTTAGGTTGTAAAACACATTTAACTAAAATAGAGGCTAAACAAATCAATATTTCTCAATCTATTTCCACTAACTCAGAAATTGAAGATTTCATAAAACCTTACAGAACACATATTGAAAGAGATTTAGACAGCACCTTATCCTATGCTCCAAAAACCTATACAAAAAACGACAACGAACTAAATACAGCTATAGGTAATTTAATGGCTGAAATTGTTTACGCTCAAGGTAATCCTATTTTCAAAAAGAGAACAAACAACAATATAGATATTGTATTATTAAACCATGGCGGGATAAGAGCACCTATACCTAAAGGTCCCATTAGCACAAGAACAGCTTATGAGGTCATGCCTTTTGAAAACAAAATGGTTGTTGTTGCCTTAAGGGGAGAAACGTTAAATGAAATGGTTTCCTATTTGGTTTCCAGCAAAAATGCTCACCCGTTTTTAGGATTGAAAATAACATTAGACCAAGAGTATAAACTACAAAATGTTGCTGTTAATGGGAAACCCATAGAGCAAAATAAGGTTTACCACATCGCCACGAGTAATTATCTATACAATGGTGGCGATAATATGAATTTTTTTAAATCCAATGAAGGCGTAGTTGATTTAGATTATAAGATTAGAAATGCTATGATTGATTACTTTAAACGAACAGACACCATAAAACCTGTTAAAGACGATAGATTTATAAGAAAATAG
- a CDS encoding bifunctional UDP-sugar hydrolase/5'-nucleotidase → MKRRDFIQQVTVGSALTIGGLGLQSFVSTEKNKKITILHTNDVHSHIDPFGPNEGRNANKGGVARRASLIESIRKENPNTLLLDAGDIFQGTPYFNYYGGELEFKLMSMLGYDLATIGNHDFDNGIDGLFTQLPHAKFDFVSANYDFSNTVMDTLVKPYKLFLRDGIKIGVFGLGIKLEGLVEKGLYKETKYLNPVEIAQDMSRILKTEEKCDLVICLSHLGYHYKNSPETICDLTLAASTKNIDLIIGGHTHTFLKKPTVIKNSEDKQVLVNQVGCYGINLGKIDFHFDSKKNKSANGASIVI, encoded by the coding sequence ATGAAAAGAAGGGATTTTATACAACAGGTAACCGTAGGAAGTGCATTAACCATTGGTGGCTTAGGACTCCAATCTTTCGTTAGTACAGAAAAAAATAAGAAAATAACTATCCTACATACCAATGATGTTCATAGCCATATAGACCCTTTTGGACCAAACGAAGGCAGAAATGCTAATAAAGGCGGAGTGGCCAGACGTGCTAGTCTCATTGAATCCATTAGAAAGGAAAACCCAAATACGCTCTTACTTGATGCAGGTGATATTTTTCAGGGAACACCCTACTTTAATTACTACGGGGGTGAATTGGAATTTAAACTGATGAGTATGCTTGGTTACGACCTAGCTACGATAGGGAATCATGATTTCGATAATGGTATTGATGGTTTATTTACACAATTACCTCATGCAAAATTCGATTTTGTATCAGCAAATTACGATTTTTCCAATACGGTAATGGATACCCTTGTAAAACCGTATAAATTATTTTTAAGAGACGGTATAAAAATAGGCGTTTTTGGTTTGGGCATTAAACTGGAAGGCTTGGTTGAAAAAGGGCTTTATAAAGAAACCAAATATTTAAACCCTGTAGAGATTGCTCAAGACATGAGCCGTATTTTAAAAACTGAAGAGAAATGCGACCTAGTTATTTGCCTCTCCCATTTAGGTTACCACTACAAAAATAGCCCTGAAACAATTTGCGATTTAACACTTGCCGCTTCAACAAAAAATATAGATCTGATTATTGGTGGCCACACCCATACATTTTTAAAGAAACCAACTGTTATTAAAAATTCTGAAGACAAGCAGGTGCTCGTTAATCAAGTGGGATGTTATGGCATCAACTTAGGGAAAATCGATTTTCATTTTGATTCCAAGAAAAACAAATCTGCTAACGGTGCTTCAATAGTAATATAA
- a CDS encoding ion channel, with product MGKKIKDPGLGNASAASAERMMNPNGSFNILHLNKTRRFSEAYNFLVEISWWYFFLLTFVVGFVLNAIFALIYLLIGIETITASTGNLSEDFFNAFFFSAQTFTTLGYGAMSPEGMASGIVSSFEAFFGLVVFAFITGLIYGRFSKPRAAIRFSKHIVFREFADNMAIMFRIVNNRRSIMIYPKVTVTLSLTKQNEDGEYTNSFYNLKLERKSINYLPTTWTIVHEVDKESPLSVFTKEELIKQQGEFLIMISYYDESFNQEVHQMHSYTLEELRLNYKFQKAFYYNTDGKMVLDHKLFDNIEKLNNT from the coding sequence ATGGGAAAAAAAATAAAAGATCCAGGGTTGGGTAATGCATCTGCGGCCTCAGCAGAACGTATGATGAACCCTAACGGCTCTTTTAATATCCTACATTTAAATAAAACACGCCGTTTTTCTGAAGCCTACAACTTTTTAGTTGAAATCTCCTGGTGGTATTTTTTCCTGCTAACCTTTGTGGTTGGTTTTGTTCTCAATGCTATATTCGCTCTTATATATCTGTTAATTGGTATTGAAACAATTACAGCTTCAACTGGAAATTTATCCGAAGATTTTTTTAATGCTTTTTTCTTCTCTGCACAAACATTCACCACTCTAGGTTATGGGGCCATGTCGCCAGAAGGGATGGCAAGCGGTATAGTATCGTCGTTTGAAGCCTTTTTTGGGTTGGTGGTCTTTGCCTTTATAACAGGGTTAATTTATGGTAGGTTTTCCAAGCCAAGGGCAGCAATTCGATTTAGCAAACATATTGTCTTTAGGGAGTTTGCTGATAATATGGCCATTATGTTTAGGATAGTGAACAATAGAAGGAGTATCATGATCTATCCCAAAGTTACAGTTACCCTGTCTTTAACTAAACAGAACGAGGATGGAGAATACACCAATAGTTTTTACAATTTAAAATTAGAACGGAAATCCATAAATTATCTACCAACAACCTGGACTATAGTCCATGAAGTAGATAAAGAAAGTCCCTTATCTGTGTTCACCAAAGAAGAGTTAATAAAGCAACAAGGCGAATTTTTGATAATGATAAGTTATTACGACGAATCTTTTAATCAAGAAGTCCATCAAATGCATTCTTATACCCTTGAGGAATTACGGTTAAATTACAAGTTTCAAAAAGCCTTTTATTACAACACCGATGGAAAAATGGTTTTAGATCACAAGCTGTTTGATAATATTGAAAAGTTAAATAATACTTAA